A genomic stretch from Pseudomonas sp. MUP55 includes:
- the carA gene encoding glutamine-hydrolyzing carbamoyl-phosphate synthase small subunit codes for MTKPAILALADGSIFRGEAIGADGQTVGEVVFNTAMTGYQEILTDPSYAQQIVTLTYPHIGNTGTTPEDVESDRVWSAGLVIRDLPLVASNWRNTMSLSDYLKANNVVAIAGIDTRRLTRILREKGSQNGCIMVGDNISEEAAIAAAQGFPGLKGMDLAKVVSVKEKYEWRSTVWDLKTDSHATIDAAELPYHVVAYDYGVKYNILRMLVERGCRVTVVPAQTPASEVLALQPDGVFLSNGPGDPEPCDYAIQAIKEVLETEIPVFGICLGHQLLALASGAKTLKMGHGHHGANHPVQDLDTGVVMITSQNHGFAVDEATLPANVRAIHKSLFDGSLQGIERTDKSAFSFQGHPEASPGPNDVAPLFDRFINEMAKRR; via the coding sequence TTGACTAAGCCAGCCATACTCGCCCTTGCTGATGGCAGCATTTTTCGCGGCGAAGCCATTGGAGCCGACGGTCAAACCGTTGGAGAGGTAGTGTTTAACACTGCCATGACCGGCTATCAGGAAATCCTTACTGATCCTTCCTACGCCCAGCAGATCGTTACCCTGACCTATCCGCACATCGGCAACACCGGTACTACACCGGAAGACGTCGAGTCTGATCGTGTCTGGTCGGCCGGTCTGGTGATTCGCGATCTGCCGCTGGTCGCGAGCAACTGGCGTAACACGATGTCGTTGTCCGATTACCTGAAAGCCAACAACGTTGTGGCGATTGCCGGTATCGATACGCGCCGCCTGACACGCATCCTGCGTGAGAAAGGCTCGCAGAACGGCTGCATCATGGTCGGTGACAATATTTCCGAAGAGGCGGCGATTGCCGCAGCGCAAGGATTCCCTGGCCTCAAAGGCATGGATCTGGCGAAAGTCGTCAGCGTCAAAGAGAAGTACGAGTGGCGCTCCACTGTCTGGGATCTGAAGACCGACAGTCACGCGACCATCGACGCTGCCGAGTTGCCCTACCACGTGGTTGCCTATGACTACGGCGTCAAATACAACATTCTGCGCATGCTGGTCGAGCGTGGCTGCCGCGTAACCGTGGTGCCTGCACAAACCCCGGCCAGCGAAGTGCTCGCCCTGCAGCCGGACGGTGTGTTCCTGTCCAATGGCCCGGGTGACCCTGAGCCGTGCGATTACGCCATCCAGGCGATCAAGGAAGTGCTGGAAACCGAGATTCCGGTATTCGGTATCTGCCTGGGCCACCAGTTGCTGGCCCTGGCCTCCGGCGCTAAAACCCTGAAAATGGGTCACGGCCACCACGGCGCCAACCACCCTGTGCAAGACCTGGACACCGGCGTTGTAATGATCACCAGCCAGAACCACGGTTTTGCGGTGGATGAAGCGACACTGCCGGCTAACGTGCGCGCCATTCACAAGTCGCTGTTCGACGGTTCCCTGCAAGGCATCGAGCGCACCGACAAGAGCGCGTTCAGCTTCCAGGGCCACCCTGAAGCCAGCCCGGGCCCGAACGACGTAGCGCCGCTGTTCGACCGTTTCATCAATGAGATGGCCAAGCGACGCTGA
- the carB gene encoding carbamoyl-phosphate synthase large subunit codes for MPKRTDIKSILILGAGPIVIGQACEFDYSGAQACKALREEGYRVILVNSNPATIMTDPAMADATYIEPIKWQTVAKIIETERPDALLPTMGGQTALNCALDLEREGVLEKFGVEMIGANADTIDKAEDRSRFDKAMKSIGLDCPRSGIAHSMEEANAVLEKLGFPCIIRPSFTMGGTGGGIAYNREEFEEICARGLDLSPTKELLIDESLIGWKEYEMEVVRDKKDNCIIVCSIENFDPMGVHTGDSITVAPAQTLTDKEYQIMRNASLAVLREIGVETGGSNVQFGICPDTGRMVVIEMNPRVSRSSALASKATGFPIARIAAKLAIGYTLDELQNEITGGAMPASFEPSIDYVVTKLPRFAFEKFAKADARLTTQMKSVGEVMAIGRTFQESLQKALRGLEVGVCGLDEKLDLSNPESMSILKRELTVPGAERIWYVADAFRAGLSVEDIFGMNMIDPWFLVQIEDLIKEEEKVKTLGLSSIDRDLMFRLKRKGFSDQRLAKLLGVTEKNLRTHRHKLDIFPVYKRVDTCAAEFATDTAYMYSTYEEECEAAPSGRDKIIILGGGPNRIGQGIEFDYCCVHAALALREDGYETIMVNCNPETVSTDYDTSDRLYFEPVTLEDVLEICRVEKPKGVIVQYGGQTPLKLARALEAAGVPIIGTSPDAIDRAEDRERFQQMVERLNLRQPPNATVRSEDEAIRAASKIGYPLVVRPSYVLGGRAMEIVYEEEELKRYLRDAVKVSNDSPVLLDHFLNCAIEMDVDAVCDGTDVVIGAIMQHIEQAGVHSGDSACSLPPYSLPAHIQDEMREQVKKMALELGVVGLMNVQLALQGEDIYVIEVNPRASRTVPFVSKCIGVSLAMIAARVMAGKTLKEIGFTKEIIPNFYSVKEAVFPFAKFPGVDPILGPEMKSTGEVMGVGDTFGEAFAKAQMGASEVLPTGGTAFISVRDDDKPLVAGVARDLINLGFEVVATAGTAKLIEAAGLKVRRVNKVTEGRPHVVDMIKNDEVTLIINTTEGRQSIADSYSIRRNALQHKIYCTTTIAAGEAICEALKFGPEKTVRRLQDLHAGLKA; via the coding sequence ATGCCAAAACGTACAGACATAAAAAGCATCCTGATTCTCGGCGCTGGCCCGATCGTAATCGGCCAGGCCTGCGAATTCGACTACTCCGGCGCCCAGGCCTGTAAAGCCCTGCGCGAGGAGGGTTACCGCGTCATCCTGGTGAACTCCAACCCCGCCACCATCATGACCGACCCGGCCATGGCCGACGCCACCTACATCGAACCGATCAAATGGCAGACCGTCGCCAAGATCATCGAAACAGAGCGTCCGGATGCGCTGTTGCCCACCATGGGCGGCCAGACCGCACTGAACTGCGCCCTGGACCTGGAGCGCGAAGGCGTCCTGGAAAAGTTCGGCGTAGAGATGATCGGTGCCAATGCCGACACCATCGACAAGGCTGAAGACCGTTCGCGTTTCGACAAGGCGATGAAGTCCATCGGCCTTGACTGCCCGCGCTCCGGTATCGCCCATAGCATGGAAGAGGCCAACGCCGTTCTCGAAAAGCTGGGCTTCCCCTGCATTATCCGTCCGTCCTTCACTATGGGCGGCACCGGTGGCGGCATTGCTTACAACCGTGAAGAGTTCGAAGAAATCTGCGCCCGTGGCCTGGACCTGTCGCCGACCAAAGAGCTGCTGATCGACGAATCCCTGATCGGCTGGAAAGAATATGAGATGGAGGTTGTCCGCGATAAGAAGGACAACTGCATCATCGTCTGCTCCATCGAAAACTTTGACCCGATGGGCGTGCACACCGGTGACTCGATCACCGTTGCTCCAGCGCAAACCCTGACGGACAAGGAATACCAGATCATGCGTAACGCCTCCTTGGCGGTATTGCGTGAAATCGGGGTTGAGACTGGCGGCTCCAACGTTCAGTTCGGCATCTGCCCAGACACGGGCCGCATGGTCGTGATCGAGATGAACCCGCGTGTGTCGCGTTCTTCCGCGCTGGCATCGAAAGCGACTGGCTTCCCGATTGCGCGTATCGCTGCCAAGCTGGCGATCGGCTACACCCTGGACGAGCTGCAAAACGAAATCACCGGCGGCGCCATGCCGGCGTCTTTCGAGCCGTCTATCGACTATGTCGTGACCAAGCTGCCGCGCTTTGCCTTTGAAAAATTCGCCAAGGCTGATGCGCGCCTGACCACACAGATGAAGTCGGTCGGTGAAGTCATGGCAATCGGCCGGACCTTCCAGGAGTCCCTGCAGAAAGCCCTACGCGGCCTGGAAGTCGGTGTTTGCGGCCTGGACGAGAAGCTCGACCTGAGCAACCCGGAAAGCATGAGCATCCTCAAGCGCGAACTGACCGTGCCGGGCGCCGAGCGTATCTGGTATGTGGCTGACGCCTTCCGCGCCGGCCTGAGCGTCGAAGATATCTTCGGCATGAACATGATCGATCCGTGGTTCCTGGTGCAGATCGAAGATCTGATCAAGGAAGAAGAGAAGGTCAAGACCCTGGGTCTGTCGTCCATCGACCGCGACCTGATGTTCCGCCTCAAGCGCAAAGGTTTCTCCGACCAACGCTTGGCCAAGCTGCTGGGTGTGACCGAGAAGAACCTGCGTACCCATCGTCACAAGCTGGATATCTTCCCGGTCTACAAGCGCGTTGATACCTGCGCAGCCGAGTTCGCCACCGACACCGCGTACATGTACTCCACCTATGAGGAAGAGTGCGAAGCTGCGCCGTCGGGCCGCGACAAGATCATCATCCTGGGCGGCGGTCCGAACCGTATCGGCCAGGGCATCGAGTTCGACTATTGCTGCGTACACGCCGCCCTTGCACTGCGCGAAGACGGGTACGAGACCATCATGGTCAACTGCAACCCGGAAACCGTTTCCACTGACTACGACACGTCCGACCGTCTGTACTTCGAACCGGTGACGCTGGAAGATGTATTGGAAATCTGTCGCGTCGAGAAGCCAAAAGGCGTGATCGTCCAGTACGGCGGTCAAACCCCGCTGAAACTGGCGCGTGCCCTGGAAGCAGCTGGCGTGCCGATCATCGGTACCAGCCCGGACGCCATCGACCGCGCCGAAGACCGCGAGCGCTTCCAGCAAATGGTTGAGCGCCTGAACCTGCGTCAGCCGCCGAACGCCACCGTGCGCAGCGAAGACGAAGCCATCCGCGCAGCCAGCAAGATCGGCTACCCGCTGGTGGTGCGTCCGTCCTACGTACTGGGCGGTCGCGCGATGGAAATCGTGTACGAAGAAGAGGAACTCAAGCGCTACCTGCGTGATGCCGTGAAAGTGTCCAACGACAGCCCTGTGCTGCTCGACCACTTCCTCAACTGCGCCATCGAAATGGACGTTGACGCGGTGTGCGACGGTACCGACGTGGTCATCGGCGCTATCATGCAGCACATCGAACAGGCTGGCGTTCACTCCGGTGACTCCGCGTGCTCGCTGCCGCCGTACTCGCTGCCTGCGCATATCCAGGACGAGATGCGCGAGCAGGTCAAGAAAATGGCCCTGGAGCTGGGTGTTGTCGGCCTGATGAACGTCCAGTTGGCGCTGCAAGGCGAAGACATCTACGTCATCGAAGTCAACCCGCGTGCTTCGCGTACCGTACCCTTCGTGTCCAAGTGCATCGGTGTATCCCTGGCCATGATCGCTGCCCGCGTAATGGCTGGTAAGACCCTGAAGGAAATCGGCTTCACCAAGGAAATCATTCCGAACTTCTACAGTGTGAAAGAGGCGGTGTTCCCATTCGCCAAATTCCCTGGTGTGGACCCGATCCTGGGCCCGGAGATGAAGTCCACCGGTGAAGTGATGGGTGTGGGCGACACCTTCGGCGAAGCATTTGCCAAGGCTCAGATGGGCGCCAGCGAAGTGCTGCCGACTGGCGGTACCGCGTTCATCAGTGTGCGTGATGACGACAAGCCACTGGTTGCGGGTGTGGCCCGTGATCTGATCAACTTGGGCTTTGAAGTCGTGGCTACCGCCGGGACCGCCAAGCTGATCGAGGCTGCCGGCCTGAAAGTACGTCGCGTGAACAAGGTGACGGAAGGCCGTCCGCATGTGGTCGACATGATCAAGAACGACGAAGTCACGCTGATCATCAATACCACCGAAGGTCGCCAGTCGATCGCGGACTCCTACTCCATCCGTCGTAATGCCCTGCAGCACAAGATCTACTGCACCACTACCATCGCTGCAGGCGAAGCTATCTGCGAAGCGCTCAAGTTCGGTCCGGAAAAAACCGTGCGCCGCTTGCAGGATCTACACGCAGGATTGAAGGCATGA
- the dnaJ gene encoding molecular chaperone DnaJ, protein MAKRDYYEVLGVERGSSEADLKKAYRRLAMKHHPDRNPDSKESEEMFKEANEAYECLSDPNKRAAYDQYGHAGVDPSMGGGGAGFGGQNFSDIFGDVFSDFFGGGRGGQRGGAQRGSDLRYTLELNLEEAVRGTSVNIRVPTLVNCKPCDGSGAKKGSSPITCPTCGGIGQVRMQQGFFSVQQTCPRCHGQGKIISDPCDSCHGEGRVEEYKTLSVKVPAGVDTGDRIRLSGEGEAGTQGGPTGDLYVVINVREHSIFQRDGKHLFCEVPISFVDAALGGELEIPTLDGRVKLKIPEGTQTGKQFRIRGKGVAPVRGGGAGDLMCRVAVETPVNLNRRQRELLEEFRSSLAGDDSHSPKTTGFFDGVKRFFGDL, encoded by the coding sequence ATGGCAAAGCGTGACTATTACGAAGTATTGGGTGTGGAGCGTGGCTCCAGCGAGGCGGACCTGAAAAAGGCTTACCGTCGCCTGGCGATGAAGCACCACCCGGACCGTAATCCGGACAGCAAAGAGTCCGAAGAAATGTTCAAAGAGGCCAATGAGGCCTACGAATGTCTGTCTGATCCCAACAAGCGCGCAGCCTATGATCAGTATGGGCATGCCGGCGTCGACCCGAGCATGGGTGGCGGCGGTGCCGGTTTTGGTGGCCAGAACTTCTCCGATATCTTCGGCGATGTGTTCAGTGATTTCTTTGGTGGTGGCCGTGGCGGCCAGCGTGGCGGCGCCCAGCGTGGCAGTGACTTGCGCTACACCTTGGAGCTGAATCTGGAAGAAGCCGTGCGTGGCACCAGTGTCAATATCCGTGTGCCGACGCTGGTCAACTGCAAGCCGTGCGATGGCTCTGGGGCAAAGAAAGGCTCTTCGCCCATCACCTGCCCGACCTGCGGCGGTATTGGCCAGGTGCGCATGCAGCAGGGCTTCTTCTCGGTGCAGCAAACCTGCCCGCGTTGCCATGGCCAGGGCAAGATCATTTCCGATCCGTGCGACTCCTGCCACGGCGAAGGTCGTGTCGAAGAGTACAAGACGCTGTCGGTGAAAGTGCCGGCGGGCGTGGATACCGGCGACCGCATCCGTCTGTCGGGTGAGGGCGAGGCGGGTACTCAGGGTGGCCCTACTGGCGACCTGTACGTGGTCATCAATGTGCGCGAGCACTCGATCTTCCAGCGCGATGGCAAGCATCTGTTCTGTGAAGTGCCCATCAGTTTTGTCGATGCGGCGCTGGGTGGCGAGCTGGAGATTCCGACCCTTGATGGTCGGGTCAAGCTCAAGATCCCTGAGGGCACGCAGACTGGTAAACAGTTCCGTATCCGCGGCAAAGGTGTTGCGCCTGTACGCGGTGGTGGCGCTGGCGACCTGATGTGTCGTGTGGCGGTGGAAACCCCGGTCAACCTGAATCGCCGTCAGCGTGAGTTGCTTGAAGAGTTCCGCAGTTCATTGGCGGGTGATGACTCTCACTCGCCAAAAACCACGGGCTTTTTCGATGGCGTGAAGCGCTTCTTCGGCGACCTGTAA
- the dapB gene encoding 4-hydroxy-tetrahydrodipicolinate reductase, whose protein sequence is MRRIAVMGAAGRMGKTLVEAVQLRSPASGLTAAIVRPGSTLIGADAGELASLGRIGVSLSGNLEQVADEFDVLIDFTLPEVMLKNLAFCRKAGKAMVIGTTGLTPEQKQLLVEAGKDIPIVFAANFSVGVNLSLKLLDLAARVLGDEADIEIIETHHRHKIDAPSGTALRMGEAIADALGRDLSKVAVYGREGHTGARARDTIGFATVRGGDVVGDHTVLFASEGERLEITHKASSRMTFAKGAVRAALWLEGREAGLYDMRDVLDLH, encoded by the coding sequence ATGCGACGTATAGCCGTAATGGGTGCTGCCGGGCGCATGGGCAAGACGCTGGTCGAGGCGGTGCAACTGCGCTCGCCGGCGTCCGGGCTGACCGCGGCCATCGTTCGTCCGGGCAGTACGCTGATCGGTGCGGATGCCGGTGAGTTGGCCTCGCTGGGCCGCATCGGCGTTTCGTTGTCCGGCAACCTGGAGCAGGTGGCGGACGAGTTCGACGTGTTGATCGACTTCACGCTGCCAGAGGTAATGCTGAAAAACCTCGCGTTCTGCCGTAAAGCAGGCAAGGCGATGGTGATCGGCACTACGGGTTTGACGCCTGAGCAGAAACAATTGCTGGTGGAGGCGGGCAAGGATATTCCTATCGTCTTCGCCGCCAACTTCAGCGTTGGTGTGAACCTCTCGCTCAAGCTGCTCGATCTGGCGGCGCGGGTGCTGGGGGATGAGGCCGATATCGAGATCATCGAGACCCATCATCGCCACAAGATCGACGCGCCTTCGGGCACGGCGCTGCGCATGGGCGAGGCGATTGCCGATGCACTGGGCCGCGACTTGTCGAAGGTGGCGGTGTACGGCCGCGAAGGCCACACCGGTGCGCGTGCGCGCGACACTATTGGTTTTGCAACCGTGCGCGGTGGCGATGTGGTGGGTGATCACACCGTATTGTTCGCCTCCGAGGGCGAGCGTTTGGAAATCACGCACAAGGCGTCCAGTCGCATGACGTTTGCCAAGGGGGCGGTGCGTGCTGCGCTCTGGCTGGAAGGCCGCGAGGCGGGCCTCTATGACATGCGTGATGTGCTCGATCTGCACTAA